A window of Candidatus Poribacteria bacterium genomic DNA:
ACGCCACCACCGGAGCGACTCCTCGGCAAATCTCCTGAGTATGTTGAGGCTTACACCCAAATCTATACATCGAAAATAACATCGCTTCGCAAGAAATTCGTAATTGCAGGATCTATCGCCAGCAATGTAGGCTTTGCCCTTGCAACGCTGCTGGCGTACACAAGTGCCTTTTAGAGACAAATCAAATGAAAAAGCATCTCAAACTTATATTTATTTTCCATGCTTTGTGCCTTGTGTTATTATCTGTAAGCGTTTCACAGAGATGGGTAAAACCGCCCAAAACCAATTACTTTAACATTGCGGATAGGCGGGGTTAGATACCCCGCCTACCGCTTGCTGATTGCTGACGGCTAATAACTAAATCTCCGGCACTCTTACTGCAACCTCTTTACCGGCTGCATGTGAACGGAAAATACCATCCATAATCACGTTTGTGAGCAATACACCCTCCGGTGGTATCGGCGACGGAGCATCTGCCTTGATGGCTTCACGGAATGCGATCATCTGTGCCGCCCAGTTATCAGATTGCGGGAATCCGGAGAACTGAATCGTCGTCATCCCTTCTGGTGGGTTCGGTTCCGCAGTTAATCCTTCTGCTTCGACAAACTTCTTGAGCTCACCATCATACGCATCGGCATAAATAACCGGTCCACCCAACGAGAAACCCGCTTTCGTCCCAAGATGGAAGTTGCCACCGAGCGAATCCTGATGCACTGCCCAAGAGATTTTGAACACCATCACACCACCATTTTCAAACCGGACCCACGCCGCGCCGAACTCTTCAACATCCATGATGCCCTTAAATCTCGGATCCTGCTGCGAGATGTAATCCTCAGTGATCGCGGAGACCCGTACCGGTTTCGGATACCCCATCGCATACAGCGAAGCGTGCATATTGTAGACACCGATATCAACGGTTGCCCCCGCACCCGCCGTCTTTTTGTAGATAAAGGTATGTCCTGGATTCCCGCGCCGCCTACAGCCCGCAGATTCAGAGTAATAAATATCACCAAACAATCCAGCATCGAACGCTTTTCTGATGAATTGGATCCTTGGATCAAACGTGGGATTGAGACCGATTTGTAAGATTTTGCCTGATGCCTTCGCTGCGCGCACCATTGCGGTCGCATCGGGGAGTGTCGCCGCCATCGGTTTTTCGCAGAGGACGTGTTTACCGGCGTTCAATGCTGCGACTGTCGGTCGCCGATGTCCCTGATTGTAAGTGCAGACACTCACACCATCAAGTTCGTCCATTTCAAGCATTTTGTTGTAGCTTGAAAAAGCGTGCTTTCTTGGGACACCCCACTCGTCAGCGGCTTGGTTCGCCTTACTCTTGATGATGTCGCAGACCGCGATGATTTCAAAACCGCCTACCTTCTCATAAGT
This region includes:
- a CDS encoding Gfo/Idh/MocA family oxidoreductase, giving the protein MTVKVGIIGTGGISRAHRSTYEKVGGFEIIAVCDIIKSKANQAADEWGVPRKHAFSSYNKMLEMDELDGVSVCTYNQGHRRPTVAALNAGKHVLCEKPMAATLPDATAMVRAAKASGKILQIGLNPTFDPRIQFIRKAFDAGLFGDIYYSESAGCRRRGNPGHTFIYKKTAGAGATVDIGVYNMHASLYAMGYPKPVRVSAITEDYISQQDPRFKGIMDVEEFGAAWVRFENGGVMVFKISWAVHQDSLGGNFHLGTKAGFSLGGPVIYADAYDGELKKFVEAEGLTAEPNPPEGMTTIQFSGFPQSDNWAAQMIAFREAIKADAPSPIPPEGVLLTNVIMDGIFRSHAAGKEVAVRVPEI